A genomic stretch from Limnobacter thiooxidans includes:
- the ilvC gene encoding ketol-acid reductoisomerase: MKVYYDKDADLSLIQKKKVSIIGYGSQGHAHAQNLRDSGVDVTVGLRKGGASWSKAEGAGLKVKEVADAVKEADVVMILLPDENIPDVYNKEVAPNIKPGAALAFAHGFNVHYNQVVPRADIDVIMIAPKGPGHTVRSEYLKGGGVPSLIAIYQDTTGNAHDISLAYAAANGGTKGGVIETNFREETETDLFGEQAVLCGGAVELVKAGFETLVEAGYAPEMAYFECLHELKLIVDLMYEGGIANMNYSISNNAEYGEYVTGNRVIADQARAAMKECLNNIQNGEYAKRFILEGKTNYPEMTARRRLNAQHPIEIVGAQLRAMMPWISKNKLVDQSKN; this comes from the coding sequence ATGAAAGTTTATTACGACAAAGACGCGGATCTGTCCCTGATCCAGAAAAAGAAAGTATCCATCATTGGTTACGGTTCACAAGGCCATGCACACGCGCAAAACCTGCGCGACTCTGGCGTTGATGTCACTGTTGGCCTGCGCAAGGGTGGCGCGTCATGGTCCAAAGCCGAGGGCGCTGGCCTGAAGGTCAAGGAAGTGGCCGACGCTGTGAAAGAAGCGGACGTGGTCATGATCTTGTTGCCTGATGAAAACATTCCTGACGTGTACAACAAGGAAGTTGCACCAAACATCAAGCCAGGTGCTGCATTGGCATTCGCCCACGGCTTCAACGTGCATTACAACCAGGTTGTGCCGCGTGCTGACATCGACGTTATCATGATTGCCCCCAAAGGCCCTGGCCACACCGTGCGTTCTGAATACCTGAAGGGCGGCGGCGTGCCTTCATTGATCGCGATTTACCAGGACACCACTGGCAACGCCCACGACATTTCTTTGGCCTATGCAGCTGCAAACGGCGGCACAAAAGGCGGCGTGATTGAAACCAATTTCCGCGAAGAAACAGAAACTGACCTGTTCGGTGAACAGGCTGTGTTGTGCGGTGGTGCAGTTGAACTGGTGAAAGCCGGTTTCGAGACCTTGGTAGAAGCAGGCTACGCACCAGAAATGGCTTACTTCGAGTGCCTGCACGAACTGAAGTTGATTGTTGACCTGATGTACGAAGGCGGTATTGCCAACATGAACTACTCCATTTCCAACAACGCGGAATATGGTGAGTACGTGACCGGTAACCGTGTGATTGCAGACCAGGCACGTGCCGCAATGAAGGAATGTTTGAACAACATCCAGAACGGTGAATACGCCAAGCGCTTCATTTTGGAAGGCAAGACAAACTACCCAGAAATGACAGCACGTCGTCGCTTGAATGCTCAGCATCCAATCGAAATCGTGGGCGCACAATTGCGCGCCATGATGCCTTGGATCAGCAAGAACAAGCTGGTTGACCAGTCCAAGAACTAA
- a CDS encoding catalase, whose protein sequence is MGKAKSTGKVSAQANSSLKNAVSRGNGGELHQRLLSEGLTTNQGLPISDNQNSLRANPVGPTLLEDFILREKITHFDHERIPERIVHARGTGVHGFFELTDSLSRYTTAAILTEVGVQTPVFTRFSTVAGGAGSIDTPRDVRGFAVKMYTKEGNWDLVGNNIPVFFVQDAMKFPDLVHAVKMEPDRGFPQAASAHDTFWDFISLTPESMHMIMWAMSDRTLPRSLRMIEGFGVHSFRLINKQGKSTFVKFHWRPKLGLQSTVWDEAVKIAGADPDFHRRDLFEAITHGHFPEWELAVQLFTAEQAERFPFDHLDATKLIPEELVPLKVIGRMVLNRWPNNFFAETEQVAFCPSHLVSGIDFSNDPLLQGRLFSYLDTQLSRLGGPNFHQIPVNAPKCPFANNQRDGHMQMNQPVGRVAYEPNTLDPEGPREQPKGFQSARIEENGVRGRIRAASFNDHYSQARQFFVSQTIHEQAHMASALVFELSKVEYIHIRQAIVGHLQHIDKGLAQRVAKGLGLREMPQPPVAAAPVQQFKPSPALQTIGKMKGTLEGRMLGVLVGHGSDKAQIDKLVKGISKAGATCKIVALHVGDVVLSDQSGLKVDGQLAGTPSVIFDAIALVLDDKVATAMCNEAAAVDFVRDAFGHLKAIAFDTGANVLLERAGVFKDEGVVSVRDIPRFLTAAQTRQWDREKSIRTLA, encoded by the coding sequence ATGGGGAAAGCAAAGTCGACAGGAAAGGTGTCCGCACAGGCAAATTCATCCCTCAAAAATGCCGTGTCGAGGGGAAACGGGGGTGAGCTTCATCAGCGCTTGTTGAGCGAGGGTCTGACCACCAATCAGGGTTTGCCAATTTCCGACAATCAGAATTCCTTGCGTGCGAATCCGGTCGGTCCGACCTTGTTGGAAGATTTCATTCTTCGTGAAAAAATAACCCATTTTGATCACGAAAGAATTCCCGAACGCATTGTGCATGCGCGTGGTACTGGGGTACATGGATTCTTTGAGTTGACTGATTCCCTGTCCCGGTATACCACTGCGGCGATTCTGACCGAGGTTGGTGTCCAAACGCCAGTGTTCACCCGGTTTTCCACCGTTGCTGGTGGTGCGGGGTCGATCGACACCCCCCGGGATGTTCGTGGCTTTGCTGTCAAGATGTACACCAAGGAAGGTAACTGGGATTTGGTAGGCAATAACATCCCGGTCTTCTTCGTTCAGGATGCGATGAAGTTTCCTGATCTGGTTCATGCAGTAAAAATGGAGCCAGACCGTGGTTTTCCTCAGGCTGCCAGCGCACACGATACATTCTGGGATTTCATTTCCCTGACACCCGAGTCCATGCACATGATCATGTGGGCCATGTCAGATCGCACCTTACCCCGCTCCCTTCGCATGATCGAAGGCTTTGGCGTGCACAGCTTCCGTTTGATCAACAAGCAAGGAAAATCCACGTTTGTTAAATTTCACTGGCGACCCAAGCTGGGTCTTCAATCCACAGTGTGGGATGAGGCTGTCAAGATTGCGGGGGCGGATCCGGACTTTCACCGACGTGACCTGTTCGAAGCAATTACCCATGGCCATTTTCCGGAATGGGAATTGGCAGTTCAACTGTTTACAGCTGAACAGGCTGAGCGCTTTCCGTTTGATCACCTGGATGCCACCAAGCTGATTCCCGAAGAACTCGTGCCCTTGAAAGTGATTGGGCGAATGGTGTTGAATCGCTGGCCCAACAATTTTTTTGCTGAAACAGAGCAGGTTGCTTTCTGTCCTTCTCACCTTGTGTCTGGAATCGATTTCTCCAATGATCCACTGTTGCAAGGGCGTCTTTTCTCCTATTTGGATACCCAGTTGTCGCGTCTGGGCGGACCGAATTTCCATCAGATTCCGGTGAATGCGCCGAAGTGTCCGTTTGCAAACAACCAGCGCGACGGGCATATGCAAATGAATCAGCCTGTTGGCCGTGTGGCGTATGAGCCCAATACCCTGGACCCTGAAGGACCCCGTGAACAGCCCAAAGGTTTTCAAAGTGCGAGAATTGAAGAGAACGGTGTGCGCGGACGGATACGGGCCGCGTCGTTCAATGATCATTACAGCCAAGCCAGGCAGTTTTTTGTCAGCCAGACAATCCACGAGCAGGCCCACATGGCTTCTGCACTGGTCTTCGAATTGTCAAAAGTCGAGTACATACACATTCGACAAGCGATCGTGGGGCATCTTCAACACATTGACAAAGGTTTGGCGCAACGTGTGGCGAAAGGTTTGGGTTTGCGTGAAATGCCTCAACCGCCAGTTGCTGCGGCGCCCGTCCAGCAGTTCAAACCGTCTCCTGCTCTACAAACCATTGGCAAAATGAAGGGCACGCTTGAGGGACGCATGTTGGGTGTATTGGTAGGGCACGGTTCAGACAAAGCCCAGATTGACAAGCTGGTTAAAGGAATTTCCAAAGCCGGTGCCACCTGCAAGATTGTGGCCTTGCATGTCGGGGATGTTGTGTTGTCGGATCAATCCGGTTTGAAGGTAGATGGCCAGTTGGCCGGTACGCCATCGGTCATTTTTGACGCGATAGCCTTGGTTCTGGATGACAAGGTGGCGACTGCCATGTGCAATGAAGCAGCCGCCGTGGACTTTGTTCGTGATGCTTTCGGGCATTTGAAGGCCATTGCTTTTGACACTGGCGCAAATGTTTTGCTGGAAAGGGCAGGTGTATTCAAGGATGAAGGTGTTGTCTCGGTGCGGGACATTCCCCGATTTTTGACGGCAGCCCAGACAAGGCAGTGGGATCGGGAAAAGTCAATTCGCACTTTGGCTTAA
- a CDS encoding phosphatidylserine decarboxylase, whose product MNYPHPIIAREGWPFLAVVALLALALQSFGLTFLSVVAWILFVFVLQFFRDPPRYIPAQKNAVVSPADGRIVAVERVEDPYAQREALKISVFMNVFNVHSNRIPIGGEIKSVDYFPGLFVNADLDKASTQNERNAIVIHTDTGATVTAVQVAGLIARRILCYVKPSDSVEKGQRYGFIRFGSRVDVYLPTDSVPKVAIGDKVSASSTVLAELVS is encoded by the coding sequence ATGAACTATCCACACCCAATTATTGCCCGCGAAGGTTGGCCATTCCTTGCAGTAGTCGCCTTGCTGGCACTTGCGCTTCAATCATTTGGTCTGACATTTTTGTCGGTCGTGGCCTGGATTCTGTTTGTCTTTGTGCTGCAGTTTTTTCGCGATCCTCCCCGTTACATTCCCGCACAGAAAAACGCGGTGGTCTCTCCTGCCGATGGCCGCATTGTTGCTGTGGAGCGAGTTGAAGATCCCTATGCACAACGCGAGGCCTTGAAAATTTCCGTTTTCATGAATGTGTTCAATGTTCACTCCAATCGCATTCCAATTGGTGGTGAAATCAAGTCGGTGGACTATTTTCCGGGTTTGTTCGTTAACGCGGACCTGGACAAAGCCAGCACACAAAATGAAAGAAATGCAATCGTCATTCACACTGACACGGGTGCCACGGTTACTGCAGTTCAGGTGGCCGGTTTGATTGCCCGACGAATTCTTTGCTATGTCAAGCCTTCGGATTCAGTAGAAAAAGGCCAGCGTTATGGCTTTATCCGTTTTGGTTCGCGTGTGGATGTTTATCTCCCAACCGATTCCGTTCCCAAGGTAGCAATTGGTGACAAAGTCTCTGCATCCAGCACTGTGCTGGCTGAACTGGTGTCCTGA
- the pssA gene encoding CDP-diacylglycerol--serine O-phosphatidyltransferase translates to MRFKRNKNRFGAPRPFSARMTGPSGKPHKGVYLLPNLFTTAALFCGFYGIVMAMGQQFTTAAVAIFAALVLDSLDGRVARMTNTQSAFGAEYDSLADMVSFGAAPALIIYEWSLSGMGKLGWVAAFVYLAGAALRLARFNTNAAVVDKAWFQGLPSPAAAALVTGFVWVMDDAKMAGAELDWLAWGITFYAGITMVSNVPFFSGKDFHFRRSVPFLVLALIPLVFALVSQDPPKVLFGVFVLYGISGYVVYVVRKVKGQGLKGLDIERDEHF, encoded by the coding sequence ATGCGATTTAAACGAAACAAAAACCGTTTTGGTGCCCCGCGTCCATTTTCTGCGAGGATGACAGGTCCGTCAGGGAAGCCTCACAAAGGGGTTTATCTTCTGCCTAACCTGTTCACCACAGCGGCTTTGTTTTGTGGTTTTTACGGCATTGTGATGGCGATGGGTCAACAGTTCACAACTGCTGCAGTGGCCATATTCGCAGCTTTGGTCCTGGACAGTCTGGACGGGCGAGTTGCCCGAATGACCAATACCCAAAGTGCCTTTGGTGCGGAATATGACAGCCTCGCCGACATGGTGTCTTTTGGCGCTGCGCCAGCCTTGATCATTTACGAATGGTCGCTCAGTGGCATGGGCAAACTTGGCTGGGTTGCAGCCTTTGTGTATCTGGCTGGTGCCGCTTTGCGGCTGGCGCGTTTCAATACCAATGCTGCCGTGGTCGACAAGGCCTGGTTTCAAGGCCTGCCGAGCCCGGCCGCCGCAGCTTTGGTCACAGGTTTTGTCTGGGTAATGGACGACGCCAAAATGGCGGGTGCCGAACTGGATTGGCTGGCTTGGGGCATTACGTTTTATGCTGGCATTACGATGGTGTCGAATGTGCCGTTTTTCAGTGGCAAAGACTTTCACTTTCGCCGCAGTGTGCCGTTTCTGGTGCTTGCGTTGATACCTCTGGTGTTTGCGCTCGTGTCACAAGACCCGCCCAAAGTGCTATTTGGGGTTTTTGTGTTGTACGGCATTTCAGGTTATGTGGTGTACGTGGTTCGCAAAGTCAAAGGTCAGGGTTTGAAAGGCCTGGACATTGAACGCGACGAACACTTTTGA
- a CDS encoding 2-isopropylmalate synthase, giving the protein MSDRLIIFDTTLRDGEQSPGASMTREEKIRIAKQLEKLKVDVIEAGFAASSNGDFEAIKSIASVIKESTVCSLARANDKDIMRAGDALAPAERRRIHTFIATSPLHMEVKLRMTPDQVLEQAVKAVKLALQYTDDVEFSAEDGYRSELPFLAKVCEAVIKAGAKTINIPDTVGYAVPSLYGEFMRDLRTMTSNSDKAVWSVHCHNDLGMAVANSLAGVAIGGARQVECTINGLGERAGNCSLEEIVMAVKTRRDFFDLDVGIDTTQIVSASRLVSNITGFVVQPNKAIVGANAFAHASGIHQDGVLKARQTYEIMTAEDVGWSANKIVLGKLSGRNAFKQRLEALGIEMDSEQALNDTFQRFKDLADRKAEIFDEDIHALVSGDGTGGESEFYRYVSLVQHSETGERPKARVVFSVDSREVVSESEGNGPVDATVKAIEAEVRSGAELLLFSVNGITSGTTESQGEVTMRLQKGGRIVNGVGADPDIVVASAKAYLSALNKLQSKHEKLNPQV; this is encoded by the coding sequence ATGTCAGACCGCCTCATCATATTCGACACCACCTTGCGCGACGGTGAACAAAGCCCTGGCGCCTCCATGACCCGCGAAGAAAAAATCCGGATTGCCAAGCAGCTGGAGAAGCTGAAGGTCGATGTCATTGAAGCGGGTTTTGCTGCATCCAGCAATGGTGACTTTGAGGCCATCAAATCGATTGCCTCGGTCATCAAAGAGTCCACCGTGTGTTCGCTGGCCCGTGCCAATGACAAAGACATCATGCGTGCAGGCGATGCCCTGGCTCCCGCTGAACGTCGACGAATTCATACCTTTATTGCCACTTCACCTTTGCACATGGAAGTGAAGCTGCGCATGACACCCGATCAAGTGCTTGAGCAAGCGGTCAAAGCAGTGAAGCTGGCCTTGCAGTACACCGATGATGTGGAATTTTCGGCAGAAGACGGCTACCGTTCGGAATTGCCCTTCCTTGCCAAGGTGTGCGAAGCCGTCATCAAGGCGGGTGCCAAAACCATCAATATTCCCGACACGGTGGGCTATGCCGTGCCATCGCTCTATGGTGAATTCATGCGCGACTTGCGCACAATGACTTCAAACAGCGACAAGGCAGTGTGGTCGGTGCACTGCCATAACGACCTTGGAATGGCTGTGGCCAATTCCCTTGCTGGTGTAGCCATCGGTGGTGCAAGGCAGGTGGAGTGCACCATCAATGGCTTGGGTGAGCGCGCAGGAAACTGTTCTCTCGAAGAAATCGTGATGGCTGTAAAAACCCGCCGTGACTTTTTCGACCTGGATGTGGGCATTGATACGACCCAGATTGTGTCTGCAAGCCGCCTGGTCAGCAACATCACCGGCTTCGTGGTTCAGCCCAACAAAGCCATTGTGGGTGCGAATGCGTTCGCCCATGCTTCTGGTATTCACCAGGATGGCGTGTTGAAGGCCCGCCAGACCTACGAAATCATGACGGCAGAGGATGTGGGCTGGTCTGCCAATAAAATCGTACTCGGCAAGTTGTCGGGTCGAAATGCCTTCAAACAACGCCTCGAGGCCTTGGGTATCGAGATGGACAGCGAACAGGCCCTGAACGACACATTCCAACGTTTCAAGGATCTGGCTGATCGCAAAGCAGAAATCTTTGACGAAGACATTCATGCCTTGGTGTCGGGTGATGGCACGGGCGGAGAATCCGAATTCTATCGGTATGTTTCGCTGGTTCAGCATTCAGAAACCGGCGAGCGACCCAAGGCCCGTGTGGTTTTCTCAGTGGACAGTCGCGAAGTGGTGTCTGAAAGCGAAGGCAACGGCCCTGTGGATGCAACAGTGAAAGCCATTGAAGCCGAGGTGCGAAGTGGGGCGGAACTGCTTCTGTTCTCGGTCAATGGCATTACATCAGGTACAACAGAGTCTCAGGGTGAAGTGACCATGCGCCTTCAAAAAGGCGGGCGAATTGTCAATGGCGTGGGTGCAGACCCCGATATCGTCGTGGCTTCGGCCAAGGCTTACCTGTCTGCACTGAACAAATTGCAGTCAAAACATGAAAAGTTGAACCCACAGGTTTGA
- the rpsO gene encoding 30S ribosomal protein S15 has protein sequence MSEINKAAILAEYQRAKGDTGSPEVQVALLTARINSLTDHFKANAKDHHSRRGLLRMVSRRRKLLDYLKRKNADAYRNLISSLGLRK, from the coding sequence ATGTCAGAAATTAACAAAGCGGCAATTCTTGCCGAATATCAACGCGCCAAGGGTGACACTGGTTCCCCCGAGGTTCAAGTGGCATTGTTGACAGCCCGAATCAACTCGTTGACCGATCACTTCAAGGCCAACGCCAAAGACCATCACTCACGCCGCGGTTTGCTGCGCATGGTGTCTCGTCGTCGCAAGCTGCTTGACTACCTCAAGCGCAAAAACGCAGATGCTTACCGCAACCTGATCAGCAGCTTGGGTCTACGCAAGTAA
- the pnp gene encoding polyribonucleotide nucleotidyltransferase, with product MFEIHKETFQYGQHTVTIETGEIARQAGGAVIVSVEDTVVLATVVAAKSAKPGQDFFPLTVDYVEKFYAAGRIPGGFFKREGKGTEQETLNARLIDRPLRPLFPEGFFNEVQVCLTVMSINPEVNPDIPAMLGASAALSIAGIPFNGPVGGARVGYINDQYVLNPTATQLKDSKMDLIVAGTEAAVLMVESEAHELTEEIMLGGIMFGHEQMQAAINAIHALTAKAGKPEWDWKAAPANEPLVAAITELAGEKLAAAYKMTEKQARSQRLKEISAEVAAELPSKLTEEQRAGITNADVGDIMFGLEAKIVRGQILNGEPRIDGRDTRTVRPITVRTGVLPRAHGSALFTRGETQALVVTTLGTGRDEQMIDAVAGEYRDRFMFHYNMPPYATGECGRMGAPKRREIGHGRLARRAVEMMLPAPEDFQYTMRVVSEITESNGSSSMASVCGGALSLMDAGVPLKQLVAGIAMGLIKEDNKFAVLTDILGDEDHLGDMDFKVAGTENGVTALQMDIKIQGITKEIMQVALAQAREGRMHILGIMKEATGGSVGELSAYAPRMITMKINPEKIRDVIGKGGATIRGITEQTGASIDIKEDGSITIASVDGDAGERAKKIIEGITAEVEVGAVYEGTVLKLLDFGAIVSVLPGKDGLLHISQIANERVNTVGDFLKEGQVVKVKVLEADEKGRLRLSMKALLTQDAPAEQAGEGSSEG from the coding sequence GTGTTTGAAATCCATAAAGAAACGTTTCAATACGGTCAACATACCGTCACCATCGAAACTGGTGAAATTGCCCGCCAAGCTGGCGGCGCTGTCATTGTTAGTGTAGAAGACACCGTTGTTCTGGCAACTGTAGTTGCCGCCAAGTCAGCCAAGCCTGGCCAAGATTTTTTTCCTCTCACCGTCGATTATGTTGAGAAGTTTTACGCCGCCGGTCGTATCCCTGGTGGCTTTTTCAAGCGTGAAGGCAAGGGCACCGAGCAGGAAACCCTGAATGCCCGCTTGATCGATCGCCCACTGCGTCCCCTGTTTCCTGAAGGCTTCTTCAACGAAGTGCAGGTTTGCCTGACAGTGATGTCAATCAACCCCGAAGTGAACCCCGATATTCCAGCCATGCTGGGTGCTTCTGCGGCCCTGTCAATTGCCGGCATTCCTTTCAATGGCCCAGTGGGCGGCGCACGCGTGGGTTATATCAACGACCAGTACGTGTTGAACCCCACGGCAACTCAGCTGAAAGACAGCAAGATGGACCTGATTGTTGCAGGTACTGAGGCTGCAGTGTTGATGGTTGAATCCGAGGCCCACGAGCTGACCGAAGAAATCATGCTGGGCGGCATCATGTTCGGTCACGAACAAATGCAAGCTGCCATCAATGCGATCCATGCATTGACTGCCAAAGCCGGCAAACCCGAGTGGGACTGGAAAGCAGCACCTGCCAACGAGCCACTGGTTGCCGCAATCACAGAATTGGCTGGCGAGAAGCTGGCTGCTGCGTACAAAATGACCGAAAAGCAGGCCCGTAGCCAGCGCCTGAAAGAAATTTCAGCGGAAGTGGCTGCCGAACTGCCTTCCAAGCTGACTGAAGAGCAACGCGCCGGCATTACCAATGCCGACGTGGGCGACATCATGTTTGGCCTGGAAGCGAAAATTGTTCGTGGTCAAATCCTGAATGGCGAGCCACGTATTGACGGCCGCGACACACGCACCGTGCGCCCCATTACTGTTCGCACTGGCGTGTTGCCACGTGCGCACGGTTCAGCCTTGTTCACACGCGGTGAAACACAGGCCTTGGTAGTAACCACCTTGGGTACAGGCCGCGACGAACAAATGATTGATGCAGTGGCTGGTGAATACCGTGACCGCTTCATGTTCCATTACAACATGCCCCCCTACGCCACCGGCGAATGTGGTCGCATGGGTGCACCAAAGCGCCGCGAAATTGGTCATGGTCGTTTGGCCCGTCGTGCAGTTGAAATGATGCTGCCAGCTCCTGAAGATTTCCAGTACACCATGCGTGTGGTGTCAGAAATCACTGAGTCCAATGGTTCAAGCTCCATGGCTTCCGTTTGCGGTGGCGCATTGTCCTTGATGGACGCTGGTGTTCCTTTGAAGCAACTGGTGGCTGGTATCGCCATGGGCTTGATCAAGGAAGACAACAAATTCGCCGTATTGACCGACATTCTGGGTGACGAAGATCACCTGGGTGACATGGACTTCAAGGTGGCTGGTACTGAAAACGGTGTGACTGCTTTGCAGATGGACATCAAGATTCAGGGCATCACCAAGGAAATCATGCAGGTTGCGTTGGCTCAGGCCCGCGAAGGCCGCATGCACATTCTGGGCATCATGAAAGAAGCAACAGGTGGCAGCGTGGGTGAATTGTCTGCTTACGCGCCCCGCATGATCACCATGAAAATCAATCCCGAGAAAATTCGTGATGTGATCGGTAAGGGCGGTGCAACCATTCGTGGCATCACTGAGCAAACCGGCGCCAGCATTGACATCAAGGAAGATGGTTCAATCACCATCGCTTCCGTGGATGGCGACGCAGGCGAGCGTGCCAAGAAGATCATCGAAGGCATCACAGCTGAAGTGGAAGTGGGCGCCGTATACGAAGGCACAGTGTTGAAATTGCTCGATTTTGGTGCAATTGTCAGCGTGTTGCCAGGCAAAGACGGCTTATTGCACATCTCCCAGATTGCAAACGAGCGCGTCAACACCGTTGGTGATTTCCTCAAGGAAGGCCAAGTTGTCAAAGTCAAAGTATTGGAAGCCGACGAAAAAGGCCGCCTGCGCTTGTCCATGAAAGCATTGCTGACGCAAGACGCACCCGCCGAGCAGGCTGGTGAAGGTTCTAGCGAAGGCTGA
- a CDS encoding NAD(P)H-quinone oxidoreductase — MSKPAAQPPVSMKAVRVKAPGGVDQLELTELPVPSPKPGEVLVQVVAAGVNRPDVLQRLGLYPPPPDANPNLGLEVSGVVVAVGQGVSESMLNKPVMALCNGGGYAEYVCTPARQCMQIPEGIGFTEAASLPEVYMTVWQNLFMKGGAKAGQTVLIHGGSSGIGTAAIQLCKKHGLRTLVTVGSQDKADFCTQLGADKAYLYKSQDWEQLVLQDTAHQGVDLILDMVAGEYLNKDLNCVKPQGMVIVIALLGGRFANIDAAKLLTKQVVLTGTTLRPRSPEFKAELARQVERQLQEGFASGALRSLVQATFGLDEVASAHDLMESGDSFGKIVLSIED, encoded by the coding sequence ATGAGTAAGCCGGCCGCGCAACCGCCTGTCAGCATGAAGGCGGTACGTGTGAAGGCCCCTGGCGGGGTCGATCAGCTTGAGCTGACTGAACTGCCAGTGCCTTCTCCCAAGCCTGGAGAGGTGCTTGTTCAGGTTGTGGCCGCTGGGGTGAATCGTCCCGACGTGCTTCAGCGTCTGGGTTTGTACCCTCCACCCCCTGACGCCAATCCGAATTTGGGTCTTGAAGTGTCGGGTGTGGTTGTGGCTGTGGGGCAGGGCGTCTCTGAAAGCATGTTGAACAAACCCGTCATGGCCTTGTGCAATGGCGGGGGTTATGCGGAGTATGTGTGCACGCCTGCAAGGCAGTGCATGCAGATTCCTGAAGGTATTGGTTTCACCGAGGCAGCAAGTCTGCCCGAAGTTTACATGACCGTGTGGCAGAACCTTTTCATGAAAGGTGGTGCCAAAGCAGGTCAAACCGTATTGATTCATGGGGGCAGCAGTGGCATTGGTACCGCTGCCATCCAGTTGTGCAAGAAACACGGACTGCGCACTCTGGTTACAGTGGGCAGTCAGGACAAGGCTGATTTTTGTACGCAATTGGGGGCTGATAAGGCCTACCTGTACAAATCCCAGGATTGGGAGCAGCTTGTATTGCAAGATACCGCGCATCAGGGTGTCGATTTGATTCTCGACATGGTTGCCGGCGAGTATTTGAACAAGGATTTGAATTGTGTCAAACCCCAGGGCATGGTGATCGTCATCGCCTTGTTGGGCGGACGCTTTGCAAACATCGATGCTGCAAAGCTGTTGACCAAGCAGGTGGTGCTTACTGGTACCACGCTCAGGCCACGCTCACCCGAATTCAAGGCTGAATTGGCGCGGCAGGTCGAGCGGCAGTTGCAGGAAGGATTTGCCTCAGGCGCCTTAAGGTCACTAGTGCAGGCCACTTTTGGACTGGATGAAGTAGCCAGTGCACATGATCTGATGGAATCGGGCGACTCGTTTGGCAAAATCGTACTTAGTATTGAAGATTAG
- the tpiA gene encoding triose-phosphate isomerase: MGNATEKQTRKKLVAGNWKMNGSFDSNEALILGFLPEVDDLVDVSVFCPFPYLAQVAKLLQEQGVAHGAQDVSSKASGAYTGEVSVDMLKEFEVTQVLVGHSERRQYHAETSVAVAEKAVAALAAGITPIVCVGETLAEREAGQVEAVIASQLDPVVEHCAKFVENGAWNLVIAYEPVWAIGTGVTASPDQAQEVHAMIRNRLQAMLGTEVAQSTRILYGGSVKPGNASEIFSKVDIDGGLIGGAALSSDDFSGIIRAARG; the protein is encoded by the coding sequence ATGGGTAACGCAACAGAAAAACAAACAAGAAAAAAACTGGTAGCTGGGAACTGGAAAATGAATGGCAGCTTCGACTCCAATGAAGCGCTGATTCTTGGTTTTTTGCCTGAAGTTGATGACCTGGTGGATGTTTCCGTATTTTGTCCTTTCCCTTACCTGGCGCAAGTGGCCAAGCTCTTGCAGGAACAAGGCGTAGCTCACGGTGCGCAAGATGTGTCGTCCAAGGCCAGCGGTGCCTACACAGGTGAAGTGTCCGTGGATATGTTGAAAGAGTTTGAGGTTACGCAGGTGTTGGTTGGCCATTCCGAGCGTCGCCAATATCATGCAGAAACCAGTGTGGCTGTGGCTGAAAAAGCGGTGGCTGCCCTGGCGGCCGGTATTACGCCCATTGTTTGCGTGGGTGAAACCCTTGCAGAACGGGAAGCCGGACAGGTTGAGGCGGTGATTGCTTCCCAGTTGGATCCTGTTGTGGAACACTGCGCGAAGTTTGTTGAAAACGGTGCATGGAATCTGGTCATTGCATACGAGCCTGTTTGGGCGATTGGAACCGGTGTTACAGCCAGTCCGGATCAGGCACAAGAGGTTCACGCCATGATCCGCAATCGCCTTCAGGCCATGTTGGGGACAGAAGTTGCCCAAAGCACACGAATTTTGTACGGTGGAAGTGTCAAGCCGGGCAATGCAAGCGAGATTTTTTCAAAAGTTGACATTGATGGTGGCCTAATTGGCGGTGCGGCTTTGTCTTCTGACGATTTCTCTGGAATAATACGCGCCGCGAGGGGTTAA
- the secG gene encoding preprotein translocase subunit SecG has translation MSIFNTFLVVMQVVSAIAVIVLVLLQHGKGADMGAAFGSGSSGSLFGATGSANFLSRATGFCATIFLLCTLGLAFYSRAGVEAESGGVMEAIQASPAEGTATPAASKPSEPKTPVQEIPK, from the coding sequence ATGAGCATCTTCAATACATTTTTGGTTGTCATGCAGGTTGTGTCCGCAATTGCGGTCATTGTTCTCGTTTTGTTGCAGCACGGCAAAGGCGCAGACATGGGCGCAGCCTTCGGTAGCGGTTCATCGGGCAGCCTTTTTGGTGCAACGGGATCTGCGAATTTCTTAAGCCGGGCAACAGGGTTTTGTGCTACAATTTTCCTGCTTTGCACATTGGGTTTGGCGTTTTATTCGCGAGCCGGTGTTGAAGCTGAATCTGGCGGTGTAATGGAAGCAATTCAGGCTTCTCCTGCTGAGGGAACGGCAACCCCTGCAGCGAGCAAGCCCTCCGAACCAAAAACACCAGTTCAGGAAATTCCAAAGTAA